A single window of Martelella sp. NC20 DNA harbors:
- a CDS encoding LacI family DNA-binding transcriptional regulator: protein MAKRPTIIDVARHAGLSKSTVSLVLQNSPLVKKATRTRVEQSMLALNYVYNRTAANLRGAEAGLIGLVINDLRNPFFAEFAASAQMTFAEHGFATVIANTDEDVAIQAQVIASMVEHGVSALIISPAYGDEGAVFERIGRAGLPALQVLRMASPDTARFPFASLDYEAGSLEAARHLIASGAQKIAFVGGLPDRAVTHERMAGYRAVLGDREPVTLLGRPTRAFGREAALQLARDRQGIDAVLCFNDLVALGMLAGFAEAGIAVGRDIALIGFDDIEECALAFPKLSSVHCDIGAFGRDAAATMLAWLETGERPPERHLSPVKLVVRETSGER, encoded by the coding sequence ATGGCGAAACGACCGACGATCATCGATGTGGCCCGCCATGCCGGGCTTTCCAAATCGACGGTCTCGCTCGTGCTGCAGAATTCGCCGCTGGTGAAGAAGGCAACCCGGACGCGCGTCGAGCAATCGATGCTGGCGCTGAACTATGTCTATAACCGCACCGCCGCGAACTTGCGCGGCGCCGAGGCCGGGCTGATCGGTCTCGTCATCAACGATCTCAGAAACCCGTTCTTCGCCGAGTTCGCGGCCAGCGCCCAGATGACCTTCGCCGAGCACGGCTTTGCCACCGTGATCGCCAATACCGACGAGGATGTGGCGATCCAGGCGCAGGTGATCGCCTCGATGGTCGAGCACGGCGTTTCCGCGTTGATCATCTCGCCGGCTTACGGCGACGAGGGCGCGGTGTTCGAGCGCATCGGCCGCGCCGGGCTTCCCGCCCTTCAGGTGCTGCGCATGGCATCCCCCGATACCGCCCGCTTTCCGTTCGCCTCGCTCGATTACGAGGCCGGGAGCCTCGAGGCCGCGCGGCATCTCATCGCAAGCGGTGCGCAAAAGATCGCTTTCGTCGGCGGCCTGCCGGACCGGGCGGTGACGCATGAGCGCATGGCAGGCTACCGCGCGGTTCTCGGCGATCGCGAACCGGTCACCCTGCTTGGCCGCCCGACCCGCGCTTTCGGCCGCGAGGCGGCGCTGCAGCTTGCCCGCGACCGTCAGGGCATCGATGCGGTGCTCTGCTTCAACGATCTCGTGGCGCTCGGCATGCTGGCGGGCTTTGCCGAGGCGGGCATCGCCGTCGGCCGCGATATTGCGCTGATCGGCTTCGACGATATCGAGGAATGCGCGCTCGCCTTCCCCAAACTCTCCTCCGTCCATTGCGATATCGGCGCCTTCGGCCGCGATGCGGCTGCCACCATGCTCGCCTGGCTCGAGACCGGCGAACGCCCGCCGGAGCGGCATCTGTCGCCGGTAAAGCTGGTGGTGCGGGAGACGAGCGGCGAACGATGA